The Methanomethylovorans hollandica DSM 15978 genome includes a region encoding these proteins:
- a CDS encoding cation-translocating P-type ATPase, which translates to MINTVKGLTKEEAQKRLREYGPNSLPVPRHRFLKLILRQFKGIFNLLLIAAAVVTYLLGEPIDAAFILFFVFMGTALNVYQEYKSNAAADKLKSYLRSTITVIRDGEDQEVSTDQIVPGDVLNLESGDIVPADCIVREVRSLQVDETTFTGESIPVIKQAVLSDDQTITDENRLLQGIVIVSGNALAEVTATGINTKLAGIAKTASEVQAESELVKGIDRISKFILKTTLITLLFIVLANAFIEGKDTDFPQLLIFAIALAVSVIPEALPLVLTFALSNGALQFAKRKVVVKRLTSVQDLGSVNLLCTDKTGTITENQLRLTNAFKMPSSPYHPLILSRLAAIGLKERIPEPFDRASDESLSPEQRKEVDEYKIITQEAFDPAVRSNGAVVIHTDGTQLHIRRGSPEYFDTQGLIDDQIIGSWLEDEEKLGHRVLGVSYDDGNGAKFGGFVSFVDKLKATTVETVKMAKRLNVAITIITGDALIVAQAIGREAGLVSDNSEVITASDFLSLPSTEQYKKMGSIRVFARTTPQQKLELIKLLKAQFTVGFLGEGINDAPALKAADVSMVVQSASDVSRETADIILLENDLRVIVDGIRLGRETHANTLKYIRATLVSNFGNFYAVAVGSLLISFLPMLPKQLLLLNLLSDFPMMAIAFDKVSEKEIEYPQKYDFRSMYIIFVTLGLVSTVFDFMYFGLFYRISPAVLQTNWYIGSVLTELLLMFSIRSMLPIGKAGKPAPLIILLSIAAVVLTIALPIIPATAKFFEFITPTPVHLGLIVSLAVIYFVVTELVKRPLAKYFDRINNESVSKL; encoded by the coding sequence ATGATAAATACGGTAAAAGGGCTGACTAAGGAAGAGGCTCAAAAGCGATTAAGGGAATACGGGCCAAATTCATTACCTGTTCCACGGCATAGATTCTTAAAACTTATACTCCGTCAATTCAAAGGTATTTTCAATCTGCTATTGATTGCCGCGGCGGTTGTGACGTATCTCTTGGGTGAACCCATTGATGCGGCATTCATTCTTTTTTTCGTGTTCATGGGAACTGCACTCAATGTATATCAGGAGTATAAATCAAATGCAGCAGCTGATAAGTTGAAATCTTATCTGCGCAGTACCATAACCGTGATTCGGGACGGTGAGGATCAAGAGGTTTCGACGGATCAGATTGTGCCTGGAGATGTTCTGAATCTGGAATCGGGAGATATTGTTCCTGCTGATTGTATAGTCCGGGAAGTAAGAAGTTTGCAGGTTGATGAGACTACTTTTACAGGGGAGAGCATACCGGTTATAAAGCAGGCTGTATTGTCTGACGATCAGACGATAACAGATGAGAATCGATTGTTGCAGGGCATTGTCATTGTTAGCGGGAATGCACTGGCTGAAGTCACTGCAACCGGGATTAACACGAAGCTTGCCGGGATTGCAAAAACAGCATCAGAAGTTCAGGCTGAAAGTGAGCTCGTTAAAGGTATTGACCGCATTAGTAAATTTATACTGAAAACAACTCTGATTACGCTGCTGTTTATTGTGCTGGCAAATGCCTTTATTGAAGGAAAAGATACTGACTTTCCTCAACTGCTAATTTTTGCTATTGCGCTAGCAGTTTCAGTTATACCGGAGGCGCTGCCTCTTGTACTCACCTTTGCTCTCTCTAATGGTGCTCTCCAGTTTGCCAAAAGAAAGGTAGTTGTTAAGAGACTAACTTCAGTTCAGGATCTTGGATCTGTCAATCTGCTTTGCACAGACAAAACAGGTACAATAACTGAAAACCAACTCAGATTAACCAATGCATTCAAGATGCCATCCTCGCCTTATCATCCACTCATTCTATCAAGGCTGGCAGCTATCGGATTAAAAGAAAGAATTCCTGAACCTTTTGATCGCGCATCAGATGAGTCCCTGAGCCCAGAGCAGCGAAAAGAAGTAGATGAATATAAAATTATAACACAGGAAGCTTTTGATCCTGCTGTTCGCAGCAATGGAGCTGTTGTAATTCATACTGATGGAACTCAATTACATATAAGAAGAGGCAGTCCCGAATATTTTGATACTCAGGGGCTAATTGATGATCAAATAATCGGGAGTTGGCTTGAAGATGAAGAAAAACTTGGACATCGGGTACTTGGAGTCAGCTATGATGACGGCAACGGAGCAAAATTTGGAGGCTTTGTATCCTTTGTTGACAAATTGAAGGCGACAACTGTTGAAACCGTGAAAATGGCAAAACGTTTGAATGTAGCCATCACAATCATAACAGGAGATGCTTTAATTGTTGCTCAAGCAATAGGAAGAGAGGCAGGATTGGTTTCTGACAACAGTGAGGTTATAACAGCATCGGATTTCCTGAGCTTACCTAGTACCGAACAGTATAAAAAAATGGGCTCCATACGTGTATTTGCTCGTACAACACCACAGCAGAAACTGGAATTAATTAAATTGCTGAAGGCACAGTTCACAGTCGGCTTCCTTGGTGAAGGCATCAATGATGCGCCTGCACTTAAAGCGGCTGATGTATCAATGGTTGTTCAATCGGCTTCGGACGTATCGCGTGAAACAGCTGATATTATCCTGCTTGAGAATGACCTCCGTGTTATTGTGGATGGGATTCGTCTTGGTAGGGAAACCCATGCCAATACGTTGAAATATATCAGAGCAACGCTTGTCTCAAACTTTGGTAACTTTTATGCTGTAGCCGTGGGTTCGTTACTTATCAGCTTTTTGCCGATGTTGCCTAAGCAGCTGCTGCTTTTGAACCTTCTTTCGGACTTCCCGATGATGGCCATAGCTTTCGATAAGGTATCTGAAAAAGAGATAGAATATCCTCAAAAATATGATTTTCGTTCCATGTACATCATATTTGTTACACTTGGACTAGTCAGTACGGTTTTTGATTTTATGTATTTTGGTCTATTCTATAGAATTTCACCAGCGGTCCTTCAGACAAACTGGTATATAGGCAGTGTGCTGACGGAATTGCTCTTAATGTTCTCTATTCGTTCGATGTTGCCAATTGGAAAGGCAGGCAAGCCAGCGCCACTAATCATTTTATTATCTATTGCAGCAGTTGTTTTGACCATAGCATTGCCAATTATCCCTGCCACAGCTAAGTTCTTTGAATTTATAACGCCTACTCCGGTTCATTTAGGTTTGATCGTGTCTTTGGCAGTAATATATTTTGTTGTAACTGAATTGGTTAAAAGACCCCTTGCAAAGTATTTTGATCGAATAAATAATGAGTCTGTATCAAAACTATAG
- a CDS encoding transposase — protein MSIERIDKEIKRRNKVIGTFLNEEALLRFSVLISIDINKEYITGNKYVSMKE, from the coding sequence TTGTCGATAGAAAGGATAGATAAGGAAATCAAAAGAAGGAACAAAGTCATTGGTACATTTCTCAATGAGGAAGCTCTATTGAGATTTTCAGTCTTAATATCGATCGATATCAATAAAGAGTACATCACTGGAAACAAATATGTATCTATGAAGGAGTAA
- a CDS encoding alpha-amylase → MRNGILMQYFEYAMANDGQHWKNLKADAHHLSEMGITAVWIPPCFKGTSSSDTGYSVYDLYDLGEFDQKGTIRTKYGTKDELIEAINALHEKGIQVYADIVLNHKAGSDGTQTFKVVEVEFNDRTKVISDPYDIKGWTKFTFPGRNNKYSDFKWSFEHFTGVDYNEANGKTAVYKILGDNKDWAENVDKDLGNFDYLMFANIDFDHPDVKNEIYKWFKWFVNETKVDGVRIDAIKHINQDFIKEFLKFIKKEQGEEFYVVGEYWQSNHEVLDDYLEEHLLDMYDVPLHFNFHRASKESNSFDMRTIFDNSLVKTHPQLAVTFVDNHDSQPMQALESFVEDWFKPLAYALILLRKDGYPTIFHGDYYGIANVEGHRPMQNVIDNLIRIRKENAYGEQQDYFDHGNTIGWIRLGTEEHPNGCAVVLTNGSDGEKDMYVGQIHSDEIWIDRVGNNPAEVVIDEQGKGTFPVSGGSVSCYTKKE, encoded by the coding sequence ATGAGAAACGGTATATTGATGCAATATTTTGAATATGCAATGGCAAATGACGGTCAGCACTGGAAGAACTTAAAAGCTGACGCTCATCATTTAAGTGAAATGGGAATTACAGCTGTTTGGATACCACCTTGTTTCAAGGGTACCTCTTCCAGTGATACAGGCTACAGTGTGTATGATCTATATGATTTGGGAGAATTTGACCAGAAGGGTACCATAAGAACGAAGTACGGAACTAAAGATGAGCTGATCGAAGCTATTAATGCACTGCATGAAAAAGGAATACAGGTATATGCCGACATAGTGCTAAACCATAAAGCCGGAAGCGATGGAACTCAGACCTTTAAGGTGGTTGAGGTTGAATTTAACGATAGAACCAAAGTTATTTCAGATCCTTATGATATTAAAGGCTGGACTAAATTCACCTTCCCGGGAAGAAATAATAAATATTCTGATTTTAAATGGTCCTTTGAGCATTTTACAGGAGTTGATTACAATGAAGCAAACGGAAAGACTGCCGTATATAAAATTCTCGGAGATAACAAGGATTGGGCAGAGAACGTTGATAAAGACCTCGGCAACTTTGATTATTTGATGTTTGCGAATATTGACTTTGATCATCCGGACGTTAAAAACGAAATATACAAATGGTTCAAGTGGTTCGTAAATGAAACAAAAGTCGATGGTGTGAGAATTGATGCAATCAAGCATATAAATCAGGATTTTATCAAAGAGTTCTTAAAGTTCATTAAAAAAGAGCAGGGTGAAGAGTTCTATGTTGTAGGCGAGTATTGGCAATCAAACCATGAGGTATTAGACGATTATCTGGAAGAACATCTTCTGGATATGTATGATGTTCCATTGCATTTTAATTTCCATAGGGCATCTAAAGAGAGTAACAGCTTTGATATGAGGACAATTTTCGACAATTCATTAGTTAAAACTCATCCCCAGCTTGCAGTAACCTTTGTAGACAACCACGACTCACAACCGATGCAGGCATTAGAATCCTTTGTGGAGGATTGGTTCAAACCGCTGGCGTATGCATTGATCCTGTTAAGAAAGGATGGTTATCCTACGATATTTCACGGAGATTACTACGGAATTGCTAATGTAGAAGGACACAGGCCAATGCAAAATGTTATTGACAATTTGATCAGAATCAGAAAAGAGAATGCTTACGGAGAACAACAGGATTATTTCGATCATGGAAACACAATCGGCTGGATAAGGCTCGGAACCGAAGAGCATCCTAACGGCTGTGCAGTAGTATTAACGAACGGATCAGACGGAGAAAAGGATATGTATGTGGGGCAGATCCATTCGGATGAGATATGGATTGATCGTGTGGGCAATAATCCTGCAGAAGTAGTTATTGATGAACAGGGAAAGGGGACATTTCCAGTTTCGGGAGGTTCGGTTTCCTGCTATACAAAAAAAGAATAG
- a CDS encoding SDR family NAD(P)-dependent oxidoreductase: MVNNLFDLSGKVAIVTGASSGLGIQFAKALASAGANITIAARRVEKLKALEIELEKFGIKCLTVKCDVLNEDDIINVVERTVEEFGKIDILVNNAGTSSSAQAEDLTGEEWDTVLNTNLRGVFFFSKHAAKKMKERNYGRIINITSMYGVIGNTQNPLSSYHASKGGVTNLTRALAGEWAKYGITVNAIGPGFFESEMTKEMVSDDSFKDFVRSRCPMKRIGKPGEMDGLLIYLASDNSSYLTGQDICVDGGWTAV, from the coding sequence ATGGTTAATAATTTATTTGATCTAAGTGGCAAAGTTGCGATTGTAACTGGTGCCTCCAGTGGATTAGGGATTCAGTTCGCTAAAGCATTAGCTAGTGCCGGAGCAAATATTACGATTGCAGCAAGAAGAGTTGAGAAGTTAAAAGCACTTGAGATAGAACTGGAGAAATTTGGCATAAAGTGTCTCACAGTAAAGTGCGATGTTTTAAACGAAGATGATATTATAAATGTAGTCGAACGCACAGTTGAAGAATTTGGGAAAATCGATATTCTGGTAAATAACGCAGGAACCTCTTCTTCTGCGCAGGCGGAAGATTTGACTGGGGAAGAATGGGATACAGTACTTAATACAAATCTTAGAGGTGTGTTTTTCTTCTCAAAGCATGCTGCAAAAAAGATGAAAGAACGCAATTATGGAAGAATAATTAACATAACTTCAATGTATGGTGTAATTGGAAATACACAAAATCCACTCTCTTCCTATCATGCATCAAAAGGGGGAGTAACCAATCTTACTCGAGCACTAGCAGGAGAGTGGGCAAAATATGGAATTACCGTAAATGCCATAGGACCTGGATTCTTTGAATCTGAAATGACAAAGGAAATGGTTTCTGATGATAGTTTTAAGGATTTTGTTCGGTCAAGATGTCCTATGAAACGAATTGGTAAACCGGGTGAGATGGATGGTTTACTGATATACCTTGCATCTGACAATTCTAGTTATTTGACAGGACAAGATATCTGTGTTGACGGTGGATGGACTGCTGTATAA
- a CDS encoding type I restriction enzyme endonuclease domain-containing protein — translation MVFSSVITYSSYQNITVKSNKRVPLFYDALEKNDSAVKVLGDETMRTMAQELVNTVLSNVTIDCTVRENVLSQMCVLVKRILPKYGYPPDKQGKATQTVRQISIP, via the coding sequence TTGGTATTTTCATCTGTAATCACATATAGTAGCTACCAAAATATTACAGTCAAAAGTAATAAACGTGTCCCACTTTTCTATGATGCACTGGAAAAGAATGATAGTGCTGTTAAAGTGTTAGGTGATGAGACCATGCGGACAATGGCACAGGAGCTGGTAAACACTGTGCTTTCCAATGTTACTATTGACTGTACCGTTCGTGAGAATGTCCTTTCACAGATGTGTGTGCTTGTGAAGAGGATATTACCTAAGTATGGATATCCTCCGGACAAGCAGGGGAAGGCTACTCAGACCGTGAGGCAAATAAGTATCCCTTAA
- a CDS encoding type I restriction-modification system subunit M, producing the protein MALKKSELYSSLWSSCDELRGGMDASQYKDYVLVLLFIKYVSDKYAGVPYAPITIPEGASFADMVALKGKPDIGDQINKKIIAPLVSANKLSDMPDFHDATKLGSGKEQVDRLTNLIAIFENPALDFSKNRAEGDDILGDAYEYLMRHFATESGKSKGQFYTPAEVSRIIAQILGIRQADTTSSTTAYDPTCGSGSLLLKVADEARTKITLYGQEKDAATSGLARMNMILHNNPEALIWQGNTLADPKFVEDGILKTFDYVVANPPFSDKRWSTGLDPLHDTYERFKPFGIPPAKQGDYAYLLHIVRSLKSTGKGACILPHGVLFRGNAEADIRRNLIRKGYIKGIIGLPANLFYGTGIPACIIVIDKEEAHNRKGIFMIDASADFMKDGPKNRLRARDIHKIVDVFTKQTDIPKYSRMVSFEEIGKNEFNLNLPRYIDSQQAEDLQDIEGHLHGGIPTADVDALQRYWDVCPELRQTLFKANRPNYLALAVDKAAIKSTIYEHPEFSAFISGMNAHFAVWQEQASAMLRELQADSHPKEVIAKLSEDLLAHYADKPLISQYDVYQHLMDYWETTMQDDCYLIADEGWKAKTYRIIEKDKKGKEKDKGWTCDLVPKSFIVARFFAKEQEIVDKLTAELESVTARSTELEEENSGEEGAFSELDKVNKANVTARLKEIKGDREAQEEAAVLNDWLQLANEEADLKKHLKDAENALDAKAYAHYPQLTEDDIKTLVVDDKWLTALDTAIHGEMDRISQSLTQRVKELAERYETPMPLMTERVAQLEAKVNGHLERMGFRL; encoded by the coding sequence ATGGCCTTGAAAAAATCAGAACTTTATTCTTCTCTCTGGTCCAGCTGTGATGAACTGCGTGGAGGTATGGATGCCAGCCAGTACAAAGACTATGTGCTGGTGCTATTGTTCATCAAGTACGTAAGTGACAAATACGCAGGTGTTCCCTATGCACCCATCACTATTCCGGAAGGTGCAAGCTTTGCGGATATGGTTGCACTTAAGGGTAAGCCGGATATCGGCGACCAGATCAACAAGAAGATAATTGCTCCATTAGTCAGTGCCAACAAACTGTCTGATATGCCAGACTTCCACGATGCTACTAAACTTGGCAGCGGTAAGGAGCAGGTGGACAGGCTGACCAACCTCATCGCCATCTTCGAGAACCCGGCCCTTGATTTCTCAAAGAACCGCGCTGAAGGCGATGATATCTTGGGTGACGCTTACGAGTACCTTATGAGGCACTTCGCAACGGAAAGCGGTAAGAGCAAGGGCCAGTTCTATACTCCTGCCGAGGTAAGCCGGATCATTGCACAGATACTTGGAATACGTCAGGCTGATACCACAAGTTCCACCACGGCCTATGATCCTACATGCGGTTCAGGCTCTCTGCTTTTGAAGGTTGCAGATGAGGCGAGGACCAAGATAACTCTCTACGGTCAGGAGAAGGACGCTGCTACATCGGGTCTTGCTCGCATGAACATGATCCTGCATAACAATCCTGAAGCTCTTATATGGCAGGGTAATACCCTTGCAGACCCCAAGTTCGTTGAGGACGGTATACTCAAGACCTTCGATTATGTGGTCGCCAATCCTCCTTTCAGCGATAAGCGCTGGAGTACTGGTCTGGACCCTCTACACGATACTTATGAACGTTTCAAGCCCTTTGGCATTCCGCCTGCCAAGCAGGGAGATTATGCTTATCTGCTGCATATTGTCCGCTCACTCAAGAGTACAGGCAAAGGTGCTTGTATTCTGCCCCATGGCGTGCTGTTTCGTGGCAATGCAGAGGCAGACATTCGCCGTAATCTGATACGCAAAGGATACATCAAGGGTATCATTGGCCTGCCAGCCAACCTGTTCTACGGTACCGGCATCCCTGCATGCATCATTGTTATCGATAAAGAGGAAGCCCATAACCGCAAGGGTATCTTTATGATCGATGCCAGTGCGGATTTTATGAAAGATGGTCCCAAGAACCGGCTGCGTGCCCGGGATATCCATAAGATCGTGGATGTTTTCACAAAGCAGACAGACATCCCGAAATACTCGCGGATGGTGAGCTTTGAGGAGATCGGGAAGAACGAGTTCAACCTTAATCTTCCGCGCTATATTGACAGCCAGCAGGCTGAGGACCTGCAGGATATCGAAGGCCATCTGCATGGTGGTATTCCCACTGCTGATGTGGATGCATTACAGCGTTACTGGGATGTCTGTCCAGAGCTTCGGCAAACCCTGTTCAAAGCGAATAGACCCAATTATCTGGCCCTTGCAGTGGATAAAGCTGCTATTAAATCCACTATCTACGAGCATCCTGAGTTCTCTGCTTTTATCTCTGGCATGAATGCGCATTTTGCTGTGTGGCAGGAGCAAGCTTCGGCTATGCTGCGAGAATTGCAGGCGGACAGCCATCCGAAGGAAGTTATAGCCAAGTTATCCGAAGACCTGCTTGCTCATTACGCAGATAAACCACTCATCAGCCAATACGATGTGTATCAGCATCTGATGGATTACTGGGAGACAACGATGCAGGATGACTGTTACCTTATTGCAGATGAAGGCTGGAAAGCTAAGACCTATCGTATCATCGAGAAGGATAAGAAAGGCAAGGAGAAGGACAAGGGCTGGACCTGTGACCTTGTGCCAAAGTCCTTCATCGTAGCCCGTTTCTTCGCCAAAGAGCAGGAGATTGTGGATAAGCTTACGGCTGAGCTGGAAAGTGTCACAGCCCGCAGCACAGAACTGGAAGAAGAAAACAGCGGTGAAGAAGGTGCTTTTTCAGAACTTGATAAGGTGAACAAAGCTAATGTAACAGCTCGCCTGAAGGAGATCAAAGGCGACAGGGAAGCTCAGGAAGAAGCTGCTGTACTTAATGACTGGCTGCAACTTGCCAATGAGGAAGCTGACCTGAAGAAACACCTCAAGGATGCCGAAAATGCACTTGATGCCAAAGCTTATGCTCACTACCCACAGCTTACCGAGGACGACATCAAGACGCTGGTAGTGGACGACAAATGGCTCACTGCACTGGATACTGCCATCCATGGCGAAATGGACCGTATCAGCCAATCCCTCACCCAGCGTGTGAAGGAACTCGCAGAGCGCTATGAAACCCCCATGCCTCTGATGACAGAACGTGTGGCTCAACTGGAAGCAAAAGTGAATGGGCACTTGGAGAGGATGGGGTTTAGGCTATGA
- a CDS encoding restriction endonuclease subunit S, with protein sequence MSTESVAESIPPGYKQTEVGVIPEDWEIVTLGNVVTKFIHGGTPSTKHEDYWKGDIPWITGADILNQQVSEIRRLITTDAVKNSSTNIVNKGNLLLVSRTGVGKLAIASCDIAISQDFTGICTKNDNLSTEYLFRFLDMNQSFLKNQNQGTSILGITRETLSSILIFFPPTLAEQEAIATALSDTDALIESLEQLIAKKRQIKQGAMQELLTGKRRLPGFEVKKGYKHTEIGMIPEDWVVKTLGSFCEIVAGRDLVRDDFSPIDSDMHKFPIYSNSIADKGLYGYSKSYQYEPDKITVTARGDVGHAFYRSMKFSAIGRLLVLSSQQQYDLRFITEYINNFVDFALESTGVPQLTAPQISKYAIALPSNITEQTAIATILSDMDAEITALEEKLSKTRQIKQGMMQELLTGRIRLV encoded by the coding sequence ATGAGTACAGAATCAGTTGCTGAGAGCATACCACCGGGATATAAGCAGACTGAGGTGGGGGTGATACCGGAGGATTGGGAAATTGTAACATTAGGCAATGTTGTTACCAAGTTTATACATGGCGGTACACCCTCTACTAAACATGAAGATTATTGGAAAGGAGATATTCCTTGGATAACAGGTGCAGATATTCTTAATCAACAAGTTTCAGAAATAAGGCGGTTGATTACTACGGATGCTGTTAAGAATAGTTCCACAAACATCGTAAACAAGGGCAATCTCTTACTCGTTTCAAGGACCGGCGTAGGTAAGTTGGCAATTGCATCTTGCGATATAGCAATAAGCCAAGATTTTACTGGTATATGCACCAAAAACGATAATCTGAGTACTGAATATCTCTTTAGATTCCTTGATATGAACCAATCTTTTTTAAAAAATCAGAATCAAGGAACTTCAATATTAGGAATAACGAGAGAAACTCTTTCATCAATTCTTATTTTTTTCCCTCCCACCCTCGCCGAACAAGAAGCCATCGCCACCGCACTCTCCGATACGGATGCCCTCATAGAATCCCTGGAGCAGCTCATCGCCAAGAAACGCCAGATCAAGCAAGGTGCTATGCAGGAGTTGCTGACTGGGAAGAGGAGGCTGCCGGGGTTTGAAGTAAAAAAAGGTTACAAGCATACAGAGATAGGGATGATTCCAGAGGATTGGGTAGTTAAAACTCTTGGATCATTCTGTGAAATTGTTGCTGGTCGTGACTTAGTAAGAGATGACTTTTCGCCAATTGATAGTGATATGCACAAATTCCCTATATACTCAAATTCAATTGCTGATAAGGGGCTTTACGGATATTCTAAATCTTACCAGTATGAACCAGATAAAATCACAGTTACAGCTAGAGGTGACGTTGGACATGCATTCTACCGAAGCATGAAGTTTAGTGCAATAGGACGTTTGCTCGTTTTGTCATCACAGCAGCAGTATGATCTTCGATTTATTACTGAATATATTAACAATTTCGTAGATTTCGCTCTTGAAAGCACGGGTGTACCTCAACTCACTGCCCCACAAATATCTAAATATGCCATTGCTCTCCCATCCAACATAACCGAACAAACTGCCATCGCCACCATCCTCTCCGATATGGATGCAGAGATCACCGCATTAGAAGAAAAACTTTCCAAGACCCGCCAGATCAAGCAGGGTATGATGCAGGAACTGCTTACAGGGAGGATACGATTGGTATGA
- a CDS encoding ATP-binding protein yields MKENQHVEWKENWRDEYLKWICGFANADGGLLVIGRNDRGVTVGVSNARKLLEDLPNKVRDVLGIMVDVRVVEENGKELIEIRVESYPSPVSYKGEYHYRSGSTKQELKGAALEQFLLKKRGRHWDGVLEPSFTARSCSTEAIRLFKEKAMKSGRMGRAVLHDSTEVILENLELVEKHGLKRAACLLFSDRPEQFVSGSWIKIGFFVTDDDLQYQDEVHGNLFDQVEKTLELLHTKYLKAYISYQGLQRVETFLFPYAALREALLNAVVHKDYSSGIPIQISVYNNKIVLWNPGNLPENWTMERLLGKHPSRPFNPLLANAFFRVGYIEAWGRGIEKINRECREHDIQPPEYDFGMAGLMLTFQANPAHMRADILDQGSTTPIATPITTPITTQDKLVSLILAKPEISQQELAEALGLTRGGIKYHLNKMKLDGVLRHVGPARGGSWEVLK; encoded by the coding sequence ATGAAAGAGAACCAGCATGTTGAATGGAAGGAGAACTGGAGAGACGAATATCTGAAATGGATATGCGGGTTTGCAAATGCTGACGGCGGTCTGCTGGTTATCGGGCGCAATGACCGGGGCGTGACTGTGGGTGTAAGCAATGCACGCAAACTGCTTGAAGACCTTCCCAACAAAGTCCGAGACGTGCTGGGGATCATGGTGGACGTTCGCGTGGTCGAAGAAAACGGCAAGGAATTGATCGAAATCAGGGTTGAATCATATCCCAGTCCCGTCAGCTACAAAGGTGAGTACCACTACCGCAGCGGCAGCACCAAACAGGAACTCAAAGGCGCTGCACTGGAGCAATTCCTGCTGAAGAAACGCGGAAGGCACTGGGATGGAGTGCTGGAACCATCGTTCACCGCACGATCTTGCAGCACCGAGGCCATTAGACTGTTCAAGGAAAAGGCCATGAAAAGTGGTCGTATGGGCCGGGCCGTGTTGCATGACAGCACAGAGGTTATACTCGAGAATCTGGAACTCGTGGAGAAGCACGGCTTGAAACGTGCTGCATGCCTGCTATTTTCTGACCGCCCGGAACAATTTGTCAGCGGGTCCTGGATCAAGATCGGCTTCTTTGTGACAGATGACGACCTTCAGTATCAGGATGAGGTACATGGCAATCTCTTCGATCAGGTCGAAAAAACACTGGAGCTTCTGCACACCAAATATCTGAAAGCCTACATCAGTTATCAGGGCCTGCAACGTGTGGAAACCTTCCTCTTCCCCTACGCTGCACTGCGTGAAGCACTGCTCAATGCAGTCGTGCACAAGGACTACAGCAGCGGTATCCCTATTCAGATCAGTGTATATAACAACAAAATAGTTCTCTGGAATCCCGGCAACCTCCCCGAAAACTGGACAATGGAAAGGCTACTGGGCAAGCATCCATCCAGACCTTTCAATCCACTGCTTGCCAATGCTTTCTTCCGGGTAGGTTATATAGAGGCATGGGGCCGCGGTATCGAGAAGATCAACCGTGAATGCAGAGAGCACGACATACAGCCACCAGAATATGATTTTGGTATGGCAGGTCTGATGCTGACGTTCCAGGCCAATCCGGCCCATATGCGTGCAGACATTTTGGATCAGGGTAGTACTACCCCAATTGCTACCCCGATTACTACCCCAATTACTACCCAGGACAAACTGGTATCCTTGATCCTTGCGAAACCTGAGATCTCTCAACAAGAACTGGCAGAGGCCCTGGGCCTGACCCGTGGTGGTATTAAATATCACCTGAATAAAATGAAGCTGGATGGGGTGCTCCGACATGTTGGTCCGGCCAGAGGTGGAAGTTGGGAGGTTTTGAAATGA